The proteins below are encoded in one region of Dromaius novaehollandiae isolate bDroNov1 chromosome 9, bDroNov1.hap1, whole genome shotgun sequence:
- the DIPK2A gene encoding divergent protein kinase domain 2A — protein sequence MLRLVSLKLGRLYRYVKLAVLGSLAAALVLNTHSLLASLQRNELSERRFLQLNKCPACWGTSWCRKFLNGQLRLESWGRLRLLDFFNVKNVYFARYGEPREGSRRVVLKRLGSAQELADIDTKICRRATGRGRCDLLQALHATEFASLNGDVRLLTPDAVEGWSDLVHCPSQRLLDRLVRRYAETKDSGSFLLRNLKDSERMQLLITLAFNPEPLVLQSFPSDEGWPFAKYLGACGRMVAVNYVGEELWSYFNAPWEKRVDLAWQLMEIAEQLTNNDFEFALYLLDVSFDNFAVGPRDGKVIIVDAENVLVADKRLIRQNKPENWDVWYESKFDDCDKEACLSFSKEILCARVTVDHNYYAICQNLLSRHATWRGTSGGLLHDPPADIAKDGRLEALLDECANPKKRYGRFQAAKELREYLAQLSNNVR from the exons ATGCTGCGGCTGGTGTCGCTGAAGTTGGGGCGGCTGTACCGCTACGTGAAGCTGGCGGTGCTGGGCAGCCTGGCGGCGGCGCTGGTGCTGAACACGCACTCGCTGCTGGCCTCGCTGCAGCGCAACGAGCTGTCGGAGCGGCGCTTCCTGCAGCTCAATAAGTGCCCGGCCTGCTGGGGCACCAGCTGGTGCCGCAAGTTCCTCAACGGGCAGCTGCGGCTGGAGAGCTGGGGCCGCCTGCGCCTGCTGGACTTCTTCAACGTGAAGAACGTGTACTTCGCGCGCTACGGGGAGCCCCGCGAGGGCAGCCGCCGCGTCGTCCTCAAGCGCCTCGGCTCCGCGCAGGAGCTCGCCGACATCGACACCAAGATCTGCCGCCGCGCCACCGGCAGGGGCCGCTGCGACCTCCTGCAGGCCCTGCACGCCACCGAGTTCGCCAGCCTCAACGGCGACGTGCGGCTGCTCACCCCCGACGCCGTGGAGGGCTGGTCCGACCTGGTGCACTGCCCCTCGCAGCGCCTGCTCGACCGCCTGGTGCGCCGCTACGCCGAGACCAAGGACTCGGGCAGCTTCCTGCTGCGCAACCTCAAGGACTCGGAGCGCATGCAGCTCCTCATCACGCTCGCCTTCAACCCGGAGCCGCTGGTGCTGCAG agTTTTCCGTCTGATGAGGGTTGGCCATTCGCAAAGTACTTAGGAGCATGTGGAAGAATGGTGGCTGTCAATTACGTTGGAGAAGAGCTGTGGAGTTACTTTAATGCACCGTGGGAGAAACGAGTGGATCTGGCCTGGCAATTAATGGAAATAGCTGAGCAGCTGACAAATAATGACTTTGAATTTGCACTCTACCTCCTTGATGTCAGCTTTGATAACTTTGCAGTTGGACCAAGAGATGGGAAAGTTATCATTGTAGATGCAGAAAACGTTCTAGTAGCAGACAAAAGATTAATCAGACAGA ATAAACCTGAAAACTGGGATGTGTGGTATGAAAGCAAGTTTGATGACTGTGATAAAGAAGCTTGCCTGTCCTTCTCAAAAGAGATTCTTTGTGCTCGTGTCACTGTGGACCACAATTATTACGCTATTTGTCAGAACCTTTTATCGAGACATGCCACGTGGCGTGGTACTTCTGGAGGACTACTGCATGACCCTCCTGCTGACATTGCCAAAGACGGCCGACTTGAGGCCTTGCTGGATGAGTGTGCCAACCCAAAGAAGCGATATGGCAGATTCCAAGCCGCAAAAGAACTGCGTGAATACCTTGCACAACTGAGTAATAATGTGAGGTAG